The DNA window ttggaaaGTGGATTCCAGGGCTGAGCTCCTCCTATCTGGGGGTTCGACGATCAGCCTTCAAAGCTCCGTTTAGCTGCATCTTGCTGCTTTATAACTATTAATGTTATCCCATCTTTAGATTCATCTTTTATCATCTGTCTATAATATCAGGGATATAACAGGCATAATTTCCCTTTGCTTTTATGTTTATGCAGTAAATAGAGGTTATTTGGTGTATTTTTTCACCAATATGTTTTTGAACCCTTATAACCAGGTTTTGTCATCTGTAGGGCTGGCTTCCCTCTTGCTAAAGGTACCCGGATGGTCAATACAATGGTTATGTTTGTGAAATGCATGCTAGACTCATCTGTACCCACTTTATTCTACCTTTGTTCCAGTGAATGACCCTGTCAAAGTTTCCTCGTTGGTGGTGTTCGGCTTTTACAAATGGTGGTGCCTAGATATAAATGCCTGATGTGGTTGCACTTTATTTCCTTCCTGCATTTTGTACCTTCCTCTACCTCCAGTTCTACACACGTTACCTCCACTGGTGCACATGGCTTCTTGCCTGCCTCTACCTTACAAAGGTCTCTTCCCAAACACTGCTCAAACATATCCCAGTAACTTCTTTCACATGATAGCTCTTCCCCTAAGTCATAGTAACTGCACCTTGCACAAAACGTCTATATCCTCTCTTGCAACCCAAGTTGTTGCTCCTCCTTTTGAGGACTCCTATTCTGATGACAGTAGATCCTCCTAATCAGTATCAGCCTCTCACTTCATCCAGCACTGTAGAGAGAAAGctatttaaacatttcattttaccgAACTATTGAACTCCCCTTCCTTGGGTTAGAAAGACAGACATGTATGGAGTTATCAGTTCTGGAGTACACCGGGGACTGTTGGATCACCTGTTCAGCCTTTGCCTCGACTCGTTTGGGAAGCATGCACAACCTTATTAGATACAGGACCCTGAACGGCTTTTTGGGTATTTCTTGCAAAGCAAAGACCGACCTCCACAATCCCAGTTAGGTTTATTACAATAATCACTTTTCTGTAGGCCAGAAATGTCTAACTGGGGCTTAGAGGGTCACATCCATTAAAGTTCTCAAGATGTTCACGTAAGCTAGGTTTGGGGTCGATTAATCTAAACAGAAGCCATTTGCATAGCAGCTTAAGTATACGTAGCAAGGATCAGGCCTTCTCGGCCATGAGCTGGATACATTGTACTATGTGCTGATTATAGGTGCAGCTATCCAAAGGAACTATACTGCTTAAGTCGATCTCAGAGGAGCGACAAGGTGGGGGCACCCCCCCGATAATAGAACATGCAGCATGAAGGTTGCACTCGCCACTAATACCATCACCActgcctcctcctctctcccttttgCAAAGGATCTTGTATTCCagggtgtaatttttttatgccatGGAGTCTCGTTCGTTGAAGCGCCCTTCCAAGTGTTGTCTTACTATTCATCATCATAATGCTGTGCAAGACAGGGTGTGTTTCTCCTTCCAGTAAGTTGTTAAATGACACTTGGGACTCTCCCTGTTTCCTCCTGTCGCCTGTCTAGTTAGCGATGTTAAGTGTCAGTATCCCCTGGGTCTGGAGGTTTCGTCACATAGGCGGCTAGATACAAGGACATCTCCAAGGAACATGATGCAAGGCCaccagcctggtttctgcaccgTTCCGTTTGCCTGGCCTCGCCTCTTTGTTTACTTGGTGTTACTGAGCAACCTTCATGATGTTATGAGTAAGATGCATTCACATAATTATATTATGAGTAAGATGCATTCACATGATCATCCACACGCTACACATATGCTGGGAGCTTGCCTCCCAATACAAAGCTCTGCACTTGTTAAGAATGTATTGGCTGCAGTACATTGTTAGTGACCCATACGGCATAAAATATTAGAACACGTTTCAACCACTCACCGATGCATTCATAAAATCTCTTCATGGTTATCCTCAGGGCACAATATTCAGCTAGAGACAGTGAACACTTTATAGGCAATACCGTCCCCCTCCCAGCTACATGACTCAAAGTTTTCAAGGCAAACCTCAAAACCGTTTTAGAGTTGTGTCCAGTTACAtaagtagtattttttttttttttttttgcataatcctAGACTAAATCTAGGTACTGCCCGGGTACTGACATATCCCAGGTTGTATAGCTAGTAACATACTTCAGAGGGTTCATTCTTTAGCAGTGATTGTAGTGCAGCCTGCAGTTCTCCATTTCTAACTCGGGCTAGTCAAACACACTTTTCAATCTCACCAAAGCTTTATGAGGTTAGCATTTTTATGTGGCTTGTAGCAGTTTAATTGATCTAACACATTTTGGTGGAtatcaaaaataatttaaaatttgcCTGTCAATTGCATAATCTCTTCTCACTAGAGTCTCTGCCGTGGCTCTAGTAATTTGCATTCATTTAACTCGGTCACATCTGGACTGTGCTGCACAGTCGGGAAACATACAGCAGCACAAGCCTGTGAAGTAAAATATTGTCAGTGCTGTAACGAGCAAGAAAAAACCTTAAATAAACCAGCTTTTCGGATGACAGTAGTGAGAGTCGTTTGTATAGAGGCCACACCATAAAGTAAGTCATCGTCAAACAAGCATTTTTATTGCCTAACCCAGTGCTACTCCATTCACTTGCTGAATTAGAACTAGTGATTGTAGGCTGCTCACAGATCTTTGCTCCAAATAGTCAACCCACTGAATTTTACCAGAAAGAGCTGACATTGCTCTTTCCCACAGGCGCTGAAATTCTCCTTGTCTTTTCCACCATGTATACAGTTGACCAAGAACGGCACAGTAGAGTCTGAAGAGGCTGAGATCCTGACCCTGGAGGATGTGTCGGATGATGACATCGATGTAGACAATGTTGAAGTGGACAACTATTTCTTCCTGCAGCCTCTGGCCACTAAGCGACGCCGGGCTCTTCTTCGGGCATCTGGCGTTCACCGGATTGATGCTGAGGAAAAGCAGGAGCTAAGGGCTATCCGTCTGTCGCGAGAAGAATGCGGCTGCGATTGCCGGCTGTACTGTGACCCTGAAGCATGTCCATGTAGTCAGGCAGGAATCAAATGCCAGGTGGGCTATTGTCTGTATCTCCGTTTTGTTTTCTGTAGTTATATTGTTTACTTCACCTTACCCACGATCGGAAAAAGCAATGTTAGTTTTCCATGCTGCAGGTACGTTTACCAGTCATTAGTGTAAGCAAATattaggtatttagtgttctgaatGTCCAAGTCATGAGTCGAAAATGTGAAGTAATTAAAATAGTGGTAAATTAAACTGAATTATTCTAAAAAGCGTAATAATACTCGCCCAAACGAATAATACTCACCAGAATTGGTTAcataaatgctttgatggtcaGAAAGAATTCAACATAATTTCTTTATATACACCTCTAAATTTCCGAGTTGGTGTGCATGTGGTAAGCCCCTTAAGATGACCATACAGAACTTTAGAGGGGGTGCATGTTAAATACTGTGGATATCGTAAGAAAATTAAAGGTCAACCAGGGAAAGACCCTAGCTGGTAGTACTCCTGGACCTGAGTGCAGCTTTTGATACCGTTGACCATCAGGTTTTGGTCCAGAGGATGAGAAACATAGGAATAGAGGGCCGGGCTTTAGCATAGCTGACCTCTTTTTTAGAGGATAGATCCTTCCAGGTCCTTGACAGATCCCACTTCTCAGACAAAATCCAGAACATCTGTGGGGTGGCTCAGGGCTCATcacttagccccactctttttaatatatacatggctcCTCTGGCCGAGCTGGTGGAATCCTCTGGGTTATCTTTAATtccctatgcagatgacacgcaactGGTGGTTTCATTTGCCTCCAAGTCCACCCTAGACGGGTCCTCTCTGTCCTCTTGCCTACAAGCTGTAGCTGGATGGATGACAGACAGTAGGATGCTATTAAACGGGGATAAAACGGAGCTGATGATCCTGGGCCAAAATCCTGGTCCTGGCAAACTTCTCACAATCACTAATACCCTGGGGGTTCTCCCTTCCCCTAAGAAACACATCAAGAGCCTGGGGATATGGCTAGATCTTTTCTCACGATGGAACAGCATGCCAGGCACATATCGGCCACTTGTTTTGGCCATCTAAGACTCATAAGGAAGGTCTTTACTATTCTCCCCCTGCTGGCTAAAAGGCTAATCATTCAGGCATTAATTCTCTCTAGACTTGACTATGGAAATAGTTTATTTCTTGGTTTGCCCTTATATGTCAAAAATAAACTACAGAGGGTTCAAAATGTGGTAGCCTGTCTGTTGTTAGACATCCCTAGAAGGTCCTCTGTTAAAGCAGGGCTATCGTCCCTACATTGGTTACCTGTGGGGCAGCGCATTTAATTAAAGGCTTTGTGTTGTATCCACAGGGCACTCTACAACAGGGGTCCCCCTATATTGAAGACCCTGGCCTCCTTTTATAAGCCAAACAGAGATCTCAGGTCCGCCTCAGTAGCCATGGCTACCCTACCCAGAATAAAAAAAATCTAGATGGGGGGGTGCCACGCTGGCCTTTCAGTGGGGCCAAACTGTGGAACGCCCTACCCATTAGCCTTCGGCAGACTGGCAATGAATATAACTTTCTGAAGCACCTAAAAACTTGGTTGTTCTAGTGCTGATGGCCCCCTCTCTGTCTATTTCTGGTCCTGGTAATTTAGCGCTAGGAAGCCTtatggtagccatgcgctctataaattataTAACATAACAGGTGTCGAGTAAACTTTCCTCCGTGTTGGCTAAAGTGGTTCCTCTTAATGAACTGCCCATTTTACTGCACAATTCAAAACTATATATataaactggaaaaaacaaaggttgaagtaatgttatagttagttgtGATAAAACTATCtggttttgtttaataaaaaaaaaaacgacttaaAAATcctctgacaaaaacaaaggtttacTCTATGCCATGCACCTCTGTACACATTCTTCTTGCATCTATCACTACACTACATTAACTCTAATTCCCCACTCTACCTTGCACTGTGTTCTGAGAAATAAGGTCTTTCATGTCATGAGCGTTATTATGAATTAGaactttaagttataactataaccttATAATTTCTCAAGTTTGTatagaaagaaaatgaaaattttCCTAACATAGctttaacctttggtgttttcaataaatttaaatgattttatttttttaaataaaaatgggtTTGAAATTGTAATGTCAAGTGTATTTTAAATAAGTGTTGTTAAGTACATTGTTTTGTAGTAAAGGATAGTATTGTACAGTGTAATGTTGTAGAGCAGCGTGACattgtgtatagtggagtggcatggtgtgtcgTATAGAGTTATGGAGTATCATAGTTGGGTAGCATGTTGtacagtggtgtgtcatacagtacaATTGAGTGTCATACAGGGGaatattgtggagtggcatagagttatagaatggcacaaagtgaagtaaagtgctgtacagtggagtgtaggggcATACAGTATGGTACTGTGTTATATAGTGGCATGTTGTTtaatagagtattgtagagtggagtggcatagtttggagtgtcatatagtggtgtagagtgggctaAACTGTCATACAGTGTAACAAAGTGGAGTGGCCAGCATAGGGTGGACTACAGTGTCATATTGTGGTGTGGAGTCTTGTGTTGTACAGTGCggtggagtacagtgtagtggcatagcatAGAATAGTGTAAAGTGATATAGAGTGTAGCTGCTTATCGTACAGTAGAATGGTATGCAGTTTCCTAGAGTGTTGGAAATTGTTGTAGAGTGCAGAACAGTGACGTGGCATagaggagtacagtgttgtacaatgaagtgaagtagagtagaatggagtgtggtacagCGTGctacagtgaagtagcatacagtggcggCTTGTGGaggagtgtacagtggaatagggtagagtggagtggcatccaatggaatagaTTACATTGGAGGGGCATACACAGGAGTcatgtagagtgtagtgatgtatagtggagttgcatataatggaatagtgtagagtggagtggcatacagtggaatagtgtatagtgaagtgacgtcgagtggaatggcgtacagtggagtgatgtgtaTTGGAGTGTCCTAGACTCGACTGGTtacagtagagtgaggtagagtgcaatagtttacagtggagtggggttCAGCAGACTAGTATACAGTAGAGTGCCATCCAGTGGAactgtgtaaagtggagtggaataaCATAGATTGATAGTGGTGTACATTGCATTGCtggaaagtggagtggcatacactggagtattGTATCGTGGGGTAGGGTGAaatagaacagagtggagtggcatagagtggagttgcatacagtgaaatagcatagagtataTAGTCATACagaagagtggtgtacagtggaatggcatacactggaatggcatagagtggaataacaagTTAATGAAGTGtcagtgcactggcgtagagtggggGGGCGTACGTGAGGGTAGTCAGAGactgagtggcatacactggaataacATGGactggagtagcattgagtggaatagtgtggagtacactggagtggggtacagttgagttgggtagagtggaatatcatagaatGAAGTGTCGAACAGTGTATTAGTGTACAATGAAGTGGGATAGCATATagaggagtggcgtacagtgtagttgtgtgtagtggagtagcatacaatggaatagtttgatgtggcatagactggagtggtgtagcacacactggcatacaatggaatagcgtggagtggtgttaaagtgagtgtcgtagactggagtggcgtacggATGTAGAGTAAATTTGTCAAGAATGTAGAATATGGTGTGCAGATTAACGCACAACAGCGATTTCCGCTGGcttgcgtttctccagatttatcaagGAACGCAGGGCCAAGCAGTGGCCTTGTTTTACTTTGTGACTGTAAATTAAGTATTGCGTTGCCAATGGGAGACCATGCATGATGCAGAGATAAGGCAGTACAATACATCATGTGTCCCTTAGTTATATTTTGTGTGACGGTACACCATGGTAACTTAGCAGTATTTCTGAGGTTAATGCCAATGACAAGGCGGTATGTAATTTGGCTAATGGTCGCCTTTATAAAATTAAAAGGCAGGCATCGTTTTTCTAATGCACTTTACCTGTTTTCTGGGATAGGGCCTTAATTATAGGCAAGTAGTAGGTTTTATTTATAATCACTACcgattaccactttattaaagtgttagGTAGggaaattaatttatatttttctagATAGTTTAACAAAATTCATGGAGTAccgcacttttaaaaataaatatatcctttttttttttttttttaaagtttcactcTACTCTCATTATTCCAACAGTACTCcgtccacttttttttaaataaagaattaaataggtagaaaatagaattaataaacactgtagaacactatgtttgtgaaatatatgttttaaattactttacatacatatgtttttttttagtacTGCAGTACCTCCTTGGGAGTACAGAGGTACTtcgtgacatttaaaaaaaaaaaatatatagaaactgtATATACTTTTTCCTTACATATTGCCATATTCATCatgtggtaataggtaggggaaaATTATAAAACCTAATACCTACCTTAATCTAAACCCTGAACCCAAAACACAGAAAAAGTTCACTTAAAAGCAACATGGCTATCTTTAACTTTTGCAACTGCAGTCATTAGCCAGTCACATAATGACTTGTCATCAATCGGTACTGCAGTACTTTTGCGAAATACTGAGAAATTGCTGACAACAGCTATCGCTAAATTAAAATatcttataacttaaaaaatacttatcgTACTTAACTATAGTACCCCAAAGGATCATCTACACACCATAATTTATATGTCTGACAAATTTCTTTCAAATCTGTCCAGCTGTTTTCACGTTCCACGTGAGAACAAATCTTATGAGAAATGCATTGGTTACAAAACACGTTTTGCAACaccatctttatttcttctttgcacCCCTTTGACGAATCTCCGCAAAACTTTGCATACTCCACCAATGtagtacaagcattggcaaagccaatttgttttacctttgtttttctttctgtctAACTGgttgttaaatattagaaaagtgttatgataatgtttgttttaaatttgatcaactgttaatggtttatcaaatgtaaaacaaacattattacatttttctaatcTTTGTAATCCATTTAGGGAGAAAGAATaaacaaatgcaaaacctattggcATGCGGTGAacaagacagaagacggcatgcgagAAAGAAGACAGCAAAAAAAGAAGACGACATgcaataaagaagaaagaagacagaagacggcatgtggtaatgaagaaagaagacagcgaagaaagaagacagaagactgcAGACAGtagaaagcaaaaaaacaaaagttaaagtaaagttatagttaggtgaatttcagtgacaaaattaacattttgaactaaaaaaaaaaaaaaacacagaaattcaccagttatagttattagagctaactataacttgcgcccttgccatggactgcttatgacctcacatattacatcactcatgacatagtcatgACCTAATTTATGACATGAGTGATGACATCTTAAATCAACTCattgttgacatcactgatgacatcatccagtgagtatgCTAGTTTGTTTTATCGTTTAGTTAGTGGCGGGTaagtaccatattacttttctacctaactTTGTACAACCCCGGTAaaagcagccaaccccacactacgCAGGCCCTTTGGTTGGGCACAGtgggggggggttggccacagggtctgctgccaaccccacactgcgcatggtcattggccgtgtgtggtggggggttggccactgggcctggccgTGGGTACCTGAGACCctgctttttttgtgtgtgtgtagtgggctGCCTGGCCTCCCCTCTCCCTGAACCGATCATGGCCCTGAGTATCCTACTCTTCCAAATCTTAATGttggccccgggggatgggatccTTAGGACTTTTAAAAGGCTTGTTCAGGGGAGCCAcatgcccctccccaccccctaaaTATGATTTTGAGCCAAACACCCCAAGGGCCCTGGACTTTTATTTTAGAAGCATGATCCTGTTAAAACTACCCTGCTCcacatgtttttatcttttttccaGTACCAGGAACTGAGTCTCCGAGTCCTGAAATGACTGCCCCCACAtatttgttgatgtggtgggagcCAATCCGATCCTTTGATCTGTTGACTCTGCAGGTCCTCCACAGtgtgatatatacatacattttaaagcttAATTGCTGTTCAGTTTTCATATGGAAAAGTGCATGGGTACATGTTTTAAGACCAgccacaccccctcccctttgttcTAGGCCCTTGCTTGATAAATCACTCCAAAACGTACAGGAAGGAGGCTGAGGTAGATGaggttttttttcctttattttttaaaggttttgtgaagattcgtcgacAAAGTCATTAACGGGCAGTCGAGTTAcaattatcttagggcacgagttatagttgaggTAGCTATTACTGGTGATTTTCtgcagattttttaaagtttaaacttttACATTGCCACTGAAACTTTCATCtaatataatgttactttaacttttgtttttcaggAAATAGATAGATAATATATTCTCATAGATAACCATGCACCTTGTCATGGTTTCTCTCTTGTTTCCCACTCCATCTCCCCTCTTTAAGGCCCTTTTCCTAAACGTGGCACTGTGTTAGACAAGGTAGACTGTCAGTACACAACATTAGCCTTCATTAGCCTGACTTTAGAACTGCAGTTTAGATTAGACATCACACCCTTCCAGAGTAGGGCTGGACAACCAAAAATTAAATGATTTTATGAGAAACCGAATACCCAAAGATCCGGTTGGACACATAACTTTTCAGATCCTGTTGAATAAACAGCAACGGCGAAGCTGCATTCCTTTGCTGTGTCATTATGTCTTTGACTCTCAATCTGAGGCATAGTTTAATTCTGAACTAATTCTAGTACTTGGGCGCTTATGCAAACACCAATGTCTGACACTTAGTGCTGATTTCTGATGGTGGTTTTGAGTGTGGGACTTTGCACCCATCTTCAGGGAGCCAAACAGAAATATTTCCATCACTGATTCATATAAGAGAAGGAGAATGTCTCTTCTGACTAGCCTGTCTTATGAGTAAACGTCTCTTTCGGCTGACATGGATTGATCACAGTTATGGTCTGAGTAAGTAATGTTTACTACACATTTTCGCCCTAAGGCAGACTCATCTGAGGATCTCTTTCTCCCTGTCTTAATACAATGAATGGTGAATGTTGGCAGAAAAGATGGATGGATAGTAGTGTGGCACAGAACAAGTATTTAGTGAAGCCTATTCTTCTGTGTGGGCTTGCAGTTTACCAGCTAGTAAAAGTGTGTTGCAACCATTGCCAGTTATGTTGGCACCCTACTTTAGAAACCCTGCTTCTTATCCCAGCCAATCTCTAAGAATGTCAACCCTTTCTCGGGTACACCTTTCCTTTTCAACTCGCCTTACTCTCCCAGGCAGTCTCTGTCCTTATCTTAATTTTTCTCTCTGGCCGCTAACCGCTTCACTTCCTCCAATTTCACACTGCACCACATCTCACTCTTTTTCATACTTTGTTCTTGGCTGAATGTCCTTACTCCCCCTTCCTATTTGTCAGCAATCCTTATTTCGACCTCATTGCTGATCTCTGCAGCTTGATGTCTGCCCTAGTGAATACTGTCCATTTTAATCGCAACGCCTTGCTCTTTTTCtctaaatcattgccaccagacagatgaCTCGCAGCCCCAGTGTACCCCACATAATCCATTGTGCATCCATTAGGGTATCACCGTTGACCATGGCCAATCTGGAAATTGTAAAATGTAGATAACAACTTTCACAAATGCCTTGCCTTTTAGCCGTCCAGTAGAAAAATAAGCATCTCCGTTGTCTTCCATGCTGGCTAAGCCATCCATTCCCCATTGTTTTCATTTAGCTTCCATTAACATGAGATTTTTAGAATGATTCATGATGAGGTAAATTGTAAGCTTGTTCTTTCTTTTACTTCCAGGTTGATCGCATGTCATTCCCCTGTGGCTGCTCGAGGGACGGCTGCGGGAACCTGGCAGGACGCATTGAATTCAACCCAATTAGAGTCCGAACTCATTACCTGCACACCATCATGAAGCTGGAGCTGGAGAACAAGCGCCCGCCAGCCAGGCTGGTGTCCCCAGAGGAGGAGCACTCTCAAGTCTTTACTGGCGGTCACTCCTGCTCCCTATCACAAGAGACTCAAGACTTCCAGGAATTTATTGCAGAGAACTGCCATCTGGAGAACGAGACTGCTGTCCGCCACTTGCAGAGCGCAGAGGAAATGGCGAGGCTGAAGGAAGAGGAGGACGAGGACTCAAGCGGCTCCAGCCTCAGTCTAGACTCCAGTGTGGAGCGTCTCAGTGTCTGCCTAGTGGAAGAACCTCTGGCTGGGTCTGGGGGAGCCATTGACAACTTGGCTACTACGCCTGTTCTACTTGATGCCAAGTTACCCCTTGGTTCATCTGTTCTGTGCTTCACAGGCAGCTCTGATCAGGTGGCATCCTCAATAGGGAACCAAACTTTCCTAAGCAGTGCTCCTGTAGTTTATTACCAGATTGATCAAAACTCGGTTTTAGGAGTGAGAGAACTGCAGGGTTTTGAGCAATCCGAAGACACTTCTGGTGAACTAAAGGACAAAGATGTGACCAGTTTCCCAGTTTTTACCTCCTCACCTAATCACTGCGGTACCCCTGAGGAACAAGCATCCATGCCTTCACATGAGACTAGCCAGGAGTGCCTGGGAGCAGACACAGCATATGCAGAGGACTGCAGGTCTCCAGTGGCAGTGACTACAGATCCTGACTCACTTTGCCCCCTGAGACACGTGAGGTTGCCCAATCAACTTGGAGATAGTTGTGGCTCTGAAGCTTCAGCAGGGGAGCTAAGCATTCCAGAGCCGCAGCACGACTCTGCCTGCATCCTCTCTGAAATCCCCAaaccccaagtggaggatttgtcaGGAGGGAGTGCCATGGCCTTGTGATGTaacttttctttatttgcaggaaCCTTGCACACTATATGTCCCTACCAGATGTCCTATttatgtaagtttaaaaaaaagtgatgttttaaaattaagagCGAAATAGCTTCTTTGTCaatttttaatttattgtttgtatttttttttgttatggtaATCTGCTATAATGCGGAACTAACTTATCAGTAAGGAACTTTTTAAGTGTGACATTTGCCAGAAATACTGAAAGCACCGGTACCAAATCCTGTCAATCTTTTGGAAGGTACGATAAGCATGGGGGGAGGTGAAGATGGGATCTGTGCAATGGATAATctaggatttgtgtgtgtgtgtgtgtgtcgggtgggggcgggtgggtggggataCTCGTTTGCTTGGCAATCATACCAAAGGAAACCAGTTTACCTTTGCACAAGCCTGACAAGCTGAAAGTCTCTGGAAATATCGTAGAGATGCCATATTCTCAGCCACTATTTGGTGAAAAGGGTTGTGGAGCTGTGGCTTTTCAATgtatatttttgttgtatttgcatatttataatttttagctAGGATATTTCCCTTACAGTCATCAGGGTTGACATTGCAGACGATTATACATTGTGAATAATCGCTAAGTGAAATGATGGTGTGCATGAAGGAAAGCAGATTTCAGAGTTCCAAAGCAATTCATCAATGTCTCTTAAGTTCCAGCTGTAATATTTAGGAAATCTACGTGAAGAAGAAATTAACATTTTATTGGAGGCGTAACAAAAGACTGTGAGCATGCATGTAGGATAATGTAGACAGACACAAAATAAATTTGTCAACCAATTTTGAAATGTACAGCTTGTTTATTAACCCTAGCCAATGGTAGAACGGATGCAATACGCTGCCATCGACCCATATTAGTCACCGCCTGGCAGCCGCGTTCTGCTTCAGCCACAGTTTGTAAGTTCATCTTTCGGGTATGCCTAGATGTAGACTGCATCGATCCACGTGAGTTGACAGAATTCTAGCCACAAAGGTTGTGgtatccacaaaaaaaaaaaagaaaattgttttcTCAGCAAGGAGTATGTTTTTACTGGCCGAATTTGGCCTGCTGTTTTACGGGCGTCGCCAAATTTTAAGAAGTGCCTCAATAGAATGGTGTAATCCTCACATATTGGTGAAGGATACAAAGTTGGAGGTTACTTGATCCAGCATTTTGACGCACCAGAAGAACCCCTGTTTTTGATGGATTTGAGATATT is part of the Pleurodeles waltl isolate 20211129_DDA chromosome 4_2, aPleWal1.hap1.20221129, whole genome shotgun sequence genome and encodes:
- the CSRNP2 gene encoding cysteine/serine-rich nuclear protein 2, with the translated sequence MSQSILRQMDAVTSGSLKRKFEEVDVGSPISTPKDSDDEISNSDSVDSCDSLNPPTTTSLIPTSILKRQKLMRRKNVRFDQVTVYYFPRRQGFTSVPSQGGSSLGMAQRHNSIRRYTLCEFAQEQEVSHREILREHLKEEKLRTRKLKLTKNGTVESEEAEILTLEDVSDDDIDVDNVEVDNYFFLQPLATKRRRALLRASGVHRIDAEEKQELRAIRLSREECGCDCRLYCDPEACPCSQAGIKCQVDRMSFPCGCSRDGCGNLAGRIEFNPIRVRTHYLHTIMKLELENKRPPARLVSPEEEHSQVFTGGHSCSLSQETQDFQEFIAENCHLENETAVRHLQSAEEMARLKEEEDEDSSGSSLSLDSSVERLSVCLVEEPLAGSGGAIDNLATTPVLLDAKLPLGSSVLCFTGSSDQVASSIGNQTFLSSAPVVYYQIDQNSVLGVRELQGFEQSEDTSGELKDKDVTSFPVFTSSPNHCGTPEEQASMPSHETSQECLGADTAYAEDCRSPVAVTTDPDSLCPLRHVRLPNQLGDSCGSEASAGELSIPEPQHDSACILSEIPKPQVEDLSGGSAMAL